In Pseudomonas glycinae, the DNA window GCAAGCCTACGATCCCGGTCATCTGGCGTTGCTGCGGTTTCTGTTGGCATCGCTGTTCATGGCCGTGATTGCTGGTTTCAAAGGCATTCACCTGCCGCGCCTGCAAGACCTGCCGCTGTTGTTTGCCCTGGGCTTTTTTGCCGTGAGCCTGCATCACGTCGTGTTGAACATCGGCCAGCAAAGCGTCAGCGCCGGCGCGTCGAGTGTGCTGGCGCAATCGACGCCGCTGTTCAGCACGCTGCTGGCGCGGTTTCTGTTCAAGGATCGGGTCAGCGTCTGGCGCTGGGGTTGTGTGTTGCTGGGGTTCGTCGGCGTGGTGATCGTGGTCAGCGGCGATCGCGGCCTCGGCAGCCTCGACGCGCATGGTTTATTGATCCTGCTTGCGGCAGTGTCGTGGAGCGTCTACTTCGCTCTGCAAAAACATCATGCCCGGCGTTATGACGGACTGACACTGGTTTGCTACACAGTGTGGTCGGGCACGTTGTTGCTGTTGATCTACTTGCCGGGATTGGCCGACAGCGTGGCCGGTGCGCCATTGCGGGTGCAATGGGCGGTGCTGGGTCTGGGCGTGTTTCCCAGCGCCCTCGCCTATCTGGCGTGGGCATTCGTGCTCAAGCATGTGGACCTGAGCCGGGCGACGATGACGCTGTATCTGATTCCGCCGACTGCGATGGGAATTGCTTCGGTGGGATTGGGTGAGAGACCGACGTTACTGGTGCTGGCGGGTTCGGCGGTGGTGCTGATCAGTGTGCTGGCGTTGAATCTGGAGCGGCCGATGGTGGTTCGGGCAACTCAGGCCTGATCCTGAATTGTTTCGAAGCAGAGGCCGCCTTAGCGGGCAAGCCCGCTCCCACAGGGTTCAGAGCCAGGCGTTGGATTTGGGGCTGACACAAAAAATGTGGCTTGATCCGGCCTGCGATCCGACGATGAGGCTGGCCCGCCCCCCCCTCACTCAATTCAACCCTGAGCCGAAAACCGGTCACGACTGTTGGTCAAGTGCAGCCACATCGCCGCACGCGCCGCTTCCGAATCCTGGCGTTTGATTGCGTTGAAAATGGCCTCATGTTCCAGATTCGCCAGTTGCCCGAGCTTGCTCAAATCCACCGCCCCGCGCTCTGCCGCGTTGACCCGAGTGCGCGGAATCATCGCACTGCCCAAGTGCTGCATGATCTCGGTGAAGCAGACATTGCCGGTGGCTTCGGCAATCAACAGGTGGAAGCGCCGGTCGGCCTCGACGCAACTGTCGTTGTTGGCCAGTAGACGCTGATAGTCATCGAGTGCCTGACGCATCTGCTCCAGCTGCTGTTCGGTGCGGCGCTGCGCGGCCAGCGCCGCCGCTTGAGTCTCCAGCCCCATGCGCAAT includes these proteins:
- a CDS encoding DMT family transporter → MRSTSPLKILLTMAFVVGCWAYSPTGIHIGLQAYDPGHLALLRFLLASLFMAVIAGFKGIHLPRLQDLPLLFALGFFAVSLHHVVLNIGQQSVSAGASSVLAQSTPLFSTLLARFLFKDRVSVWRWGCVLLGFVGVVIVVSGDRGLGSLDAHGLLILLAAVSWSVYFALQKHHARRYDGLTLVCYTVWSGTLLLLIYLPGLADSVAGAPLRVQWAVLGLGVFPSALAYLAWAFVLKHVDLSRATMTLYLIPPTAMGIASVGLGERPTLLVLAGSAVVLISVLALNLERPMVVRATQA
- a CDS encoding FadR/GntR family transcriptional regulator produces the protein MQEDPDAPARKRAHNLAHDLVEKLTQSILLGQMLPGDKLPSENSIVQEHGVSRTVVREAISKLQASGLVETRHGIGTFVIERAPEQGLRLNVDTALGVRSILELRMGLETQAAALAAQRRTEQQLEQMRQALDDYQRLLANNDSCVEADRRFHLLIAEATGNVCFTEIMQHLGSAMIPRTRVNAAERGAVDLSKLGQLANLEHEAIFNAIKRQDSEAARAAMWLHLTNSRDRFSAQG